Proteins encoded together in one Desulfomonilaceae bacterium window:
- a CDS encoding TRAP transporter large permease, translating to MSVAMIGVLVILLLFGLFFIGLEIGFAMAIAGFIGFASIINVDAAFSLVAKDIFSVFSSYGFTVIPMFVLMGQVGASGGVARSLYDSAYKFIGHIPGGLAIGTVVAATAFKAICGSSPATAATFATIAVPEMDRYGYDKRLSCGTVATVGTLGILIPPSVVLIVYGILTETSIGKLFLAGIIPGLMLAFSFILTLVGWSMINPKLGPKGEKSTWAERIASLPAVLVVGAIFFIVVGGLMEGFFTPTEAGSVGTLAVLILTLAKKDMDFKKFIKSLKETLRIACMVLMLIAGATILGHFFAVTRTPFMVASWLEGLQLDRNIIMLIIIAVYLIGGSFIEDLAFLILATPIFLPVVLKMGYDPIWFGVIVCVITMIGIILPPVAINAFVVSGVTKVPVGTVYKGIYPYLIGMVICLFILLFFPEISLWAPRTFMK from the coding sequence ATGAGTGTCGCGATGATAGGTGTGTTGGTGATATTGCTGCTTTTCGGGCTTTTCTTCATAGGGCTGGAAATTGGATTTGCCATGGCAATTGCCGGTTTTATAGGATTTGCTTCAATAATTAACGTTGACGCCGCTTTTAGCCTTGTAGCCAAGGATATTTTCAGTGTCTTTTCATCTTATGGTTTTACCGTAATTCCGATGTTTGTTTTGATGGGACAAGTCGGCGCCAGTGGAGGAGTCGCCAGAAGCCTCTATGATTCGGCCTACAAGTTTATAGGGCACATTCCCGGCGGTCTTGCCATAGGCACAGTCGTGGCGGCTACGGCTTTCAAAGCCATTTGCGGGTCCTCTCCAGCCACCGCAGCGACATTCGCCACAATAGCGGTCCCGGAAATGGATCGGTATGGATATGACAAGAGATTGTCGTGCGGCACCGTGGCCACGGTAGGCACGTTAGGTATACTGATCCCTCCAAGTGTTGTGCTCATAGTGTATGGCATCCTGACTGAGACATCCATAGGCAAGCTGTTCCTTGCGGGAATAATTCCAGGGCTCATGTTAGCTTTTTCTTTTATTCTGACGCTCGTAGGATGGAGCATGATCAACCCCAAACTGGGTCCCAAAGGAGAGAAATCGACATGGGCCGAAAGAATAGCTTCTCTGCCCGCCGTACTTGTCGTTGGCGCCATTTTCTTCATCGTTGTGGGTGGGCTTATGGAGGGTTTTTTCACCCCCACTGAGGCTGGAAGTGTGGGAACACTGGCGGTGCTGATACTGACTCTCGCCAAGAAAGATATGGATTTTAAAAAGTTCATCAAAAGCTTGAAAGAGACTCTGCGAATCGCCTGCATGGTATTGATGCTAATAGCGGGCGCCACAATCCTGGGGCATTTTTTCGCCGTGACAAGGACCCCATTTATGGTAGCCTCGTGGTTGGAAGGTCTCCAACTTGATCGAAACATCATCATGCTGATAATTATTGCGGTATATCTAATAGGAGGATCCTTCATAGAGGACCTAGCCTTCCTGATCCTGGCGACGCCAATTTTTCTGCCTGTTGTGCTCAAAATGGGGTACGACCCCATCTGGTTCGGCGTTATTGTTTGTGTAATCACCATGATAGGTATTATTTTGCCTCCTGTAGCCATAAACGCGTTTGTGGTTTCCGGGGTCACCAAGGTGCCTGTAGGAACTGTTTATAAAGGTATTTACCCTTATTTGATAGGTATGGTCATATGCCTTTTTATTCTACTGTTTTTCCCGGAGATCTCTCTGTGGGCGCCCAGGACATTCATGAAATGA
- a CDS encoding TRAP transporter small permease: protein MKTIFFLSRGLSQIMFAIAGVALTATMLLTVADVLLRAFRKPIVGTYELVGLMGAIVVGFAIPETSRANGHVIMDILPGMLSGGWRRLLTVTTRLIGIALFIIIAVNLWSMGHDFRVNGEVTPTLHLPLYPVAWGLAICSLVECLTLFVEILQTKEPEI from the coding sequence GTGAAGACAATTTTTTTCTTGTCTCGGGGTTTATCCCAAATCATGTTTGCAATCGCGGGAGTTGCGTTGACGGCCACAATGTTGCTTACGGTAGCGGATGTTCTCTTGCGCGCATTTCGAAAACCAATAGTTGGAACCTATGAGTTGGTAGGGTTAATGGGGGCGATAGTTGTCGGATTTGCGATACCTGAGACATCAAGAGCAAACGGCCACGTTATAATGGACATATTGCCAGGGATGCTGTCAGGAGGATGGCGTCGGCTACTGACCGTGACTACACGACTTATAGGGATTGCGCTATTCATTATTATTGCGGTTAATCTTTGGTCAATGGGCCACGATTTTCGCGTAAACGGCGAAGTGACTCCTACTCTGCATCTGCCTTTGTATCCAGTGGCTTGGGGACTTGCAATCTGTAGCCTGGTGGAGTGTTTGACTCTTTTTGTAGAGATCTTACAAACAAAGGAGCCTGAAATATGA